One stretch of Tepidibacter hydrothermalis DNA includes these proteins:
- a CDS encoding NAD(P)-dependent malic enzyme, with protein sequence MDYSKKALEVHEEYKGKISVVSKVAVTNKDELSVAYTPGVAQPCREIAKNKEDVYKYTSKGNLVAVVSDGTAVLGLGDIGPEAAMPVMEGKAVLFKEFAGVDAFPICVDTKDVDEIVDLVKKIAPTFGGINLEDISAPRCIEIERRLKEELDIPVFHDDQHGTAIVTTAGLINSLKLVNKRWEDIKIVVNGSGSAGSAIVKMLLNMDAKNILVCGIDGILYEGKESNNELKEEIAKITNPNNEKGKLEDAMKNADVFIGVSAPDVVTKEMVASMNKNAIVFAMANPIPEIMPHLAKEAGARVVGSGRSDFANQINNVLAFPGIFKGALAVRASDINEEMKVAAANAIAEIIQESELNEEYIIPKPFDTRIVEAVASAVEKAARDTGIARI encoded by the coding sequence ATGGATTATTCTAAAAAAGCATTAGAGGTGCATGAGGAATACAAAGGAAAGATTAGTGTTGTATCTAAGGTTGCTGTAACTAATAAGGATGAATTGAGTGTAGCATATACACCAGGTGTTGCACAGCCATGTAGAGAAATTGCAAAAAATAAGGAAGATGTTTATAAGTATACTTCAAAGGGAAATTTAGTTGCGGTTGTAAGTGATGGAACTGCGGTACTTGGACTTGGAGATATTGGACCGGAGGCTGCAATGCCTGTAATGGAAGGAAAGGCTGTACTTTTTAAAGAGTTTGCAGGGGTAGATGCATTCCCTATATGTGTTGATACAAAGGATGTAGATGAGATTGTAGATTTGGTAAAAAAGATAGCTCCTACTTTTGGAGGAATTAATCTTGAGGATATTTCTGCTCCAAGATGTATTGAAATCGAAAGAAGACTTAAAGAGGAACTAGATATTCCAGTATTTCATGATGATCAACATGGAACTGCTATTGTAACAACTGCAGGATTAATAAATTCATTAAAACTCGTAAATAAAAGATGGGAAGATATAAAGATTGTAGTAAATGGATCAGGATCAGCAGGATCTGCAATTGTTAAGATGCTACTTAATATGGATGCAAAAAATATTTTAGTGTGCGGTATAGATGGAATATTGTATGAAGGCAAAGAAAGTAATAATGAATTAAAAGAAGAAATAGCTAAGATTACAAACCCTAACAATGAAAAGGGAAAATTAGAAGATGCAATGAAAAATGCTGATGTATTCATCGGAGTTTCAGCACCAGATGTTGTTACAAAAGAGATGGTAGCTTCTATGAATAAGAATGCAATTGTGTTTGCAATGGCAAATCCTATTCCAGAAATTATGCCTCATTTAGCAAAAGAAGCAGGAGCAAGAGTAGTTGGTTCTGGAAGGTCTGATTTTGCAAATCAAATCAACAATGTTTTGGCTTTCCCAGGAATATTCAAGGGAGCATTAGCAGTAAGAGCAAGTGATATAAACGAAGAGATGAAGGTTGCAGCGGCTAATGCTATTGCAGAGATAATACAAGAGAGCGAATTGAATGAGGAATATATTATTCCAAAACCTTTTGATACAAGAATTGTAGAAGCTGTTGCAAGTGCAGTTGAGAAGGCTGCTAGGGATACAGGTATTGCAAGAATTTAG
- a CDS encoding 2-hydroxycarboxylate transporter family protein: MSATVNTDKSVRQNKGFEIMGISLPMFMILSIVILGATYMGVLPKGMIGALPLMMVVGASLNELGNRLPIIKDYLGGGAIVIIFASAALVTYGILPESSKEIMTSFMKGEGFLSFYIAALITGSILGMDRKLLISASIRYLPVIIGGVIAALGLTGLVGMIMGYGAKEAILYIAIPIMGGGMGAGAVPLAEMFGQVLDVDPANMMSKMVPALALGNAMAIVVAGLLDKIGKKRKNLTGNGKLMKAQDDIKEESKEVIKLDYKLMGIGILLSTTFFVWGKMLAKFIPIHSYALMIISVAIVKVLGIVPEKYEKGAFQWFRFVMTNFTPALLVGIGVAYTDLNAVISSLSLVYIVLVFTTVVGATMGSGFVGHFLGFYPIEASITGGLCMANMGGTGDVAVLSASKRMELMPFAQISSRIGGAFMLILATSLLSLFV; encoded by the coding sequence ATGTCAGCTACTGTAAATACTGATAAAAGTGTAAGGCAAAACAAAGGCTTTGAGATAATGGGAATATCACTTCCTATGTTTATGATTTTATCAATAGTTATTTTAGGAGCAACTTATATGGGAGTACTCCCTAAAGGTATGATTGGAGCACTACCTCTTATGATGGTTGTAGGTGCATCACTGAACGAGTTAGGAAATCGTTTGCCGATAATAAAAGATTATTTAGGTGGAGGTGCAATTGTTATTATATTTGCATCTGCAGCATTAGTAACATACGGAATACTACCAGAGAGTTCAAAAGAAATTATGACTAGCTTTATGAAGGGTGAAGGATTTTTAAGTTTTTACATTGCAGCACTTATAACAGGTAGTATTTTGGGTATGGATAGAAAGCTTTTAATTAGTGCATCTATAAGATATTTACCTGTTATTATTGGTGGAGTTATTGCTGCTCTAGGATTAACAGGACTTGTTGGTATGATTATGGGATATGGAGCAAAGGAAGCAATACTTTATATAGCTATTCCTATTATGGGAGGCGGTATGGGAGCAGGAGCAGTTCCGCTTGCGGAAATGTTTGGACAGGTATTAGATGTTGATCCTGCTAATATGATGTCGAAGATGGTTCCGGCGCTTGCGTTGGGAAATGCCATGGCAATTGTTGTTGCTGGATTATTAGATAAAATAGGTAAGAAAAGAAAGAATTTAACTGGAAATGGAAAATTAATGAAGGCACAGGATGATATCAAAGAGGAATCAAAAGAAGTTATAAAACTTGATTATAAATTGATGGGAATAGGAATATTACTATCTACTACTTTCTTCGTATGGGGTAAGATGTTAGCTAAGTTCATTCCTATACACTCATACGCTTTAATGATTATAAGTGTGGCTATTGTAAAAGTATTAGGTATTGTACCTGAAAAGTATGAAAAAGGTGCATTTCAGTGGTTTAGGTTTGTTATGACAAACTTTACACCAGCATTACTAGTAGGAATAGGTGTAGCATATACGGATTTAAATGCAGTTATAAGTTCTTTATCGTTAGTATATATAGTATTAGTATTTACTACTGTTGTAGGAGCTACAATGGGTTCGGGCTTTGTGGGTCACTTCTTAGGATTTTATCCTATAGAAGCATCTATAACTGGAGGCTTATGTATGGCAAATATGGGTGGAACTGGAGATGTAGCAGTACTATCTGCAAGTAAGAGAATGGAGTTAATGCCATTTGCTCAAATTTCATCACGTATTGGTGGAGCATTCATGTTAATTCTAGCTACTAGCTTGTTATCACTATTTGTATAA
- a CDS encoding YcdB/YcdC domain-containing protein, producing MKNRFILSLFVFVFIISSCVFAFADENLSKDEAKKIAVDTVEKYFDIDVDNNFEVTVMESYKEGAWDINICKEDKNYMDVDVCIEPDKTVSSVYIYQRGENNKKLTKSEARKLADDLINKMHPDKVKNTKCIEKEDDYSFDFEYKRVLNDIEFDQQGINITVDRELNRVSDYSLNWDDNTDMPKVENVIDKSKAAKIIEDNIEMRPMYIDTYNEDGSEKEKAKFVYAPYYKNSSMIDAKDGELEYYIKNMDRSMMSKENYKESVSIKMPSYNLNEQETRDYVTKKIKELLNKDITITSIEELVDVENKKTSKGEAWGVKFSYKDEEKNEVNGKIVIDKNNKEIIHMDTNFDKWGETDVKPKYTWEDGYERALQVLADNCQSKAANIDTEIRKINGEYKDKEGNMHYNSIGRYKFNRVVNGAKYIDNTTRVYVDLNNNNIVSIEGYWDNSKKFEDQSKALDIEKIKQLYIDKNEVKLCYVDIYDQESKKTETRLMYKMSEKEGMDDIEYVDALTGEFLDYDGEIIKMN from the coding sequence GTGAAGAATAGATTTATATTAAGTTTATTTGTATTTGTTTTTATTATTAGTAGTTGTGTATTTGCTTTTGCAGATGAGAATCTAAGTAAGGATGAAGCTAAGAAGATAGCTGTTGATACTGTTGAGAAATACTTCGATATAGATGTTGATAATAATTTTGAAGTTACAGTTATGGAGAGTTATAAAGAAGGAGCTTGGGATATAAATATATGCAAAGAAGATAAAAACTATATGGATGTAGATGTTTGTATTGAACCAGATAAAACTGTATCTAGTGTATATATATATCAACGTGGTGAAAATAATAAGAAATTAACTAAGTCTGAGGCTAGAAAGTTAGCAGATGATTTAATTAATAAAATGCATCCAGACAAAGTAAAAAATACTAAATGTATTGAAAAAGAAGATGATTATAGTTTTGATTTTGAATACAAAAGAGTTTTAAATGATATAGAGTTTGATCAACAAGGAATAAATATAACTGTAGATAGAGAACTTAATAGAGTATCTGATTATAGTTTAAATTGGGATGACAATACTGATATGCCAAAAGTTGAAAATGTAATAGATAAATCTAAGGCTGCAAAAATTATAGAAGACAATATAGAAATGAGACCTATGTACATAGATACATACAATGAAGATGGAAGCGAAAAGGAAAAAGCAAAGTTTGTATATGCGCCTTATTATAAAAATTCAAGTATGATAGATGCTAAAGATGGTGAACTTGAGTATTATATAAAGAATATGGACAGAAGTATGATGAGTAAAGAAAATTATAAAGAATCAGTATCAATAAAAATGCCAAGCTATAACTTAAATGAGCAAGAAACAAGAGACTATGTAACAAAGAAAATTAAAGAGTTATTAAATAAAGATATAACTATAACTAGCATAGAAGAACTTGTGGATGTTGAAAATAAAAAGACATCAAAAGGGGAAGCTTGGGGAGTTAAATTCAGTTATAAAGATGAAGAAAAAAATGAAGTAAATGGTAAGATAGTAATAGATAAAAACAATAAAGAAATAATACATATGGATACTAATTTTGATAAATGGGGCGAAACAGATGTAAAGCCAAAATATACATGGGAAGATGGATATGAAAGAGCTTTACAGGTTTTAGCAGATAATTGTCAAAGTAAGGCTGCTAATATAGATACTGAAATAAGAAAAATTAATGGAGAGTATAAGGATAAAGAAGGAAATATGCATTATAATAGTATTGGAAGATATAAATTTAATAGAGTGGTAAATGGAGCAAAATATATAGACAACACTACAAGAGTATATGTTGATTTAAATAATAATAATATAGTATCTATAGAAGGATACTGGGATAATAGTAAGAAGTTTGAAGATCAGAGTAAAGCTTTGGATATTGAAAAAATAAAACAGTTATATATTGATAAAAATGAAGTCAAGCTTTGTTATGTAGATATATACGATCAAGAAAGTAAGAAAACAGAGACAAGATTAATGTATAAGATGAGTGAAAAAGAAGGAATGGACGATATAGAGTATGTAGATGCTTTAACTGGAGAATTTTTGGATTATGATGGTGAGATAATAAAGATGAATTAA
- the pepF gene encoding oligoendopeptidase F, with translation MKKVYKLSIIAVLIVSLFSFYSLETKTVSVFSNKQNTNKYKWNLSDIYSSNSDWERDYKILENNIPKIKAYKGKLSRGSRYLYEALNTTDNMSRMLEKLYSYAYMSKDTDTSNNKYLTMCDNISYLSVKLSSSVSFIEPEILNTPKETIDKFVKNNTKLKPYKFYLNNLYKSKEHMLSDKEERILSLSKGVASTPENVYTSFKDIDRKTNFTPGEYSSLLQDDNRETRKSAFVQEFESYKKNINVLASALSGQVKRDIFYSKARNYKTSLEASLDKDNIDVSLYNNLIIEVNNKLDVFHKYVALRKKILKLDEIHYYDMYNPLKENNKKIEYEEAKKIVSKALSPLGKQYVEDLNFGIDNRWVDVYSSENKRGGAYSWGSYDTHPYVLLNYNNTLSGVSTFAHEMGHAMNNYYSSKNQEYVNYNYPIFTAEVASITNEALLFEHLIKNSKTKDEKMYYIQGYIDLIRGSIYTQAMYAEFEKIIHDRAEKGEALTSNNLNKLWGSLMKKYYGKDFKMDDICSIWWSRIPHFYSNFYVYKYATGCCAAISLSQDILSGKNDKYLDFLAAGGSDYPIDILKKAGVDMNDTKCINDALKKFESLVNELEKLAG, from the coding sequence ATGAAAAAGGTATATAAATTATCTATTATAGCTGTGTTGATTGTAAGCTTGTTTTCTTTTTATAGTTTAGAAACTAAGACTGTATCTGTATTTAGTAATAAGCAAAACACTAATAAGTATAAGTGGAATCTTTCGGATATATATTCTTCTAATTCTGATTGGGAGAGAGATTATAAGATACTTGAGAACAATATACCCAAGATAAAAGCTTATAAGGGTAAGCTTTCAAGAGGATCTAGGTATTTATATGAGGCTTTAAATACAACTGACAATATGAGTAGAATGCTTGAAAAGCTTTATTCGTATGCTTATATGAGTAAAGATACAGATACTTCAAATAATAAATATCTAACTATGTGTGATAATATAAGTTATTTGAGTGTTAAACTTAGTAGTAGTGTATCGTTTATAGAGCCTGAGATTTTAAATACTCCAAAGGAGACTATAGATAAGTTTGTAAAGAATAATACTAAGTTAAAGCCGTATAAATTTTATTTGAATAATTTGTATAAGTCAAAGGAGCATATGCTATCAGATAAAGAGGAGAGAATCTTGTCTTTATCAAAAGGGGTGGCAAGTACTCCAGAGAATGTTTATACTTCATTTAAAGATATAGATAGAAAGACGAATTTTACTCCTGGGGAATATTCTAGTTTACTACAAGATGATAATCGTGAAACTAGAAAAAGTGCATTTGTGCAAGAATTTGAAAGCTATAAAAAAAATATAAATGTTTTGGCATCGGCTCTATCAGGTCAAGTCAAGAGGGATATATTTTATTCAAAGGCTAGAAATTACAAAACATCTCTTGAGGCATCTCTTGATAAGGATAACATAGATGTATCATTGTACAACAATTTAATAATAGAGGTGAATAATAAATTAGATGTATTCCATAAGTATGTAGCTCTTAGAAAGAAAATATTAAAGCTTGATGAGATACATTATTATGATATGTACAATCCTTTGAAAGAAAACAACAAAAAAATAGAATACGAGGAGGCTAAAAAGATTGTAAGCAAGGCTTTAAGTCCTCTTGGTAAGCAGTATGTAGAAGATTTGAATTTTGGAATAGATAATAGATGGGTAGATGTATATTCTAGTGAAAATAAAAGAGGTGGAGCTTATTCATGGGGAAGTTATGATACTCATCCTTATGTGCTTTTAAATTATAATAATACATTAAGTGGTGTATCTACATTTGCACATGAGATGGGCCATGCAATGAATAATTATTATTCTTCTAAAAATCAAGAGTATGTAAACTATAATTACCCAATATTTACTGCAGAGGTAGCATCTATAACTAATGAAGCTCTGTTATTTGAGCATTTGATAAAGAATTCTAAAACTAAAGATGAAAAAATGTATTATATACAAGGTTATATAGATCTTATAAGGGGAAGTATATACACTCAAGCTATGTATGCTGAGTTTGAAAAAATTATACACGATAGAGCTGAAAAAGGAGAGGCTTTAACATCTAATAATTTGAATAAGCTTTGGGGAAGTCTTATGAAAAAATACTATGGTAAAGATTTTAAAATGGATGATATATGCTCTATATGGTGGAGTAGGATACCTCATTTTTATTCAAATTTTTATGTGTATAAATATGCTACAGGATGTTGTGCTGCTATAAGTTTATCTCAAGATATATTAAGTGGTAAAAATGATAAATATTTAGATTTTTTAGCTGCTGGAGGATCTGATTATCCTATAGATATACTGAAAAAAGCAGGTGTAGATATGAATGATACTAAATGTATAAATGATGCACTTAAAAAGTTTGAAAGTTTGGTGAATGAACTTGAAAAACTAGCTGGATAA
- a CDS encoding DUF4430 domain-containing protein has product MKKTLLIVIIAILMTSMVGCSENVIEGSSNIILSQDFGDKQIYDQKLDFTKNTTVMELMQSNLDVKIENEFVDSINGIKSEYSEEKKLGWFYYINGNLAQVGPENYYLNSGDDVLWDYHTWENEIYISSIIGSYPKNFTNGYDGKKLKTELVYSEEYEKDTDNLYNYLKNNGVEDLVKKDIKNGYDDDEKINTILISTWSELSKIDNIREIYNDKKGELFFKVDNGVKGLDCCKNVVKEFDKAAVIASLPKGYSTLSNIWIVTGNDENMIKKALNILYENPEKIKGKFAAIVTDKEVLNIPVSR; this is encoded by the coding sequence ATGAAAAAGACATTATTGATTGTTATCATTGCGATACTTATGACATCTATGGTTGGATGTAGTGAAAATGTAATAGAAGGTAGCAGTAATATCATTTTATCTCAGGATTTTGGAGATAAGCAAATATATGATCAAAAACTAGATTTTACTAAAAATACTACTGTTATGGAATTAATGCAGAGTAATTTAGATGTAAAAATTGAAAATGAATTTGTAGATTCAATAAATGGAATAAAGTCAGAATACAGTGAAGAAAAGAAGTTAGGTTGGTTTTATTATATAAATGGTAACTTAGCACAAGTGGGTCCTGAAAATTATTATTTGAATTCAGGGGATGATGTATTGTGGGACTATCATACTTGGGAAAATGAAATTTATATATCGAGTATAATAGGATCATATCCTAAGAACTTCACTAATGGATATGATGGCAAAAAATTAAAAACAGAGCTTGTATATTCTGAGGAGTATGAAAAAGATACGGATAACTTATATAACTATTTAAAAAATAATGGGGTTGAAGATTTAGTTAAAAAGGATATAAAAAATGGATATGATGATGATGAAAAAATAAATACTATACTTATTTCAACTTGGAGTGAACTTTCAAAAATAGATAATATAAGAGAGATTTATAATGACAAAAAGGGAGAACTTTTCTTTAAGGTAGACAATGGAGTCAAAGGCCTTGACTGTTGTAAAAATGTAGTTAAAGAATTTGATAAAGCGGCTGTAATAGCATCATTGCCGAAAGGATACTCTACTTTATCTAATATATGGATTGTAACGGGAAATGATGAGAATATGATAAAGAAAGCTTTAAACATTCTTTATGAAAATCCAGAAAAAATAAAAGGAAAATTTGCAGCTATAGTTACAGATAAAGAAGTATTAAATATTCCTGTATCAAGATAA
- the galU gene encoding UTP--glucose-1-phosphate uridylyltransferase GalU, translating to MDKVRKAIIPAAGLGTRFLPATKAQPKEMLPIVDKPTLQYIIEEAVDSGIEEILIITGRNKQSIEDHFDKSVELEMQLEKQGKEELLDIVKNISNMINIHYIRQKEPKGLGHAIYCAKHFIGNEPFAVMLGDDIVDAKNPCLKQLIDAYSEYRTTILGVQNVPNEDVKKYGIVDGKHIEDRIYKVKDLIEKPEVEKAPSNIAILGRYIITPRIFEILENLPAGKGGEIQLTDGLKELAKTEAMYAYNFEGRRYDVGDKLGFLQATVDYALKRDNLRDEFLAYLDDTLKKYKI from the coding sequence GTGGATAAGGTAAGAAAAGCTATAATACCAGCTGCAGGTCTTGGAACAAGGTTTTTGCCTGCGACTAAGGCTCAGCCCAAAGAAATGCTTCCTATAGTTGACAAGCCAACTCTTCAATACATAATAGAAGAGGCTGTTGATTCTGGAATAGAAGAGATACTTATAATAACAGGAAGAAATAAACAATCTATAGAAGATCATTTTGACAAGTCTGTAGAGCTTGAAATGCAGCTTGAAAAACAAGGAAAAGAAGAGTTATTGGACATAGTTAAGAACATATCGAATATGATAAATATACATTATATAAGACAAAAGGAACCCAAAGGCTTGGGTCATGCTATATATTGTGCTAAGCACTTTATAGGAAATGAGCCATTTGCGGTAATGTTAGGCGATGACATAGTTGATGCCAAAAATCCTTGCTTAAAACAATTAATTGATGCATATAGCGAATATAGAACTACTATACTTGGAGTACAAAATGTTCCAAATGAAGATGTTAAAAAATACGGTATAGTAGATGGAAAGCATATAGAAGATAGAATATATAAGGTTAAAGACTTAATTGAAAAGCCAGAAGTAGAAAAAGCACCATCTAATATAGCTATTCTTGGAAGGTATATTATAACTCCTAGAATCTTTGAAATACTTGAGAATCTTCCTGCTGGAAAAGGCGGAGAAATACAGCTTACAGATGGACTTAAAGAGCTTGCAAAGACAGAAGCTATGTATGCTTATAATTTCGAGGGAAGAAGATACGATGTTGGAGATAAGCTTGGATTTTTACAAGCTACTGTAGACTATGCTCTTAAAAGAGATAATCTAAGAGATGAATTTTTAGCTTATTTAGATGATACACTTAAAAAATATAAAATATAG
- a CDS encoding Dabb family protein has protein sequence MIKHIVFFRFDDKKEVEEVKRRLLGMDGKIDVLRHIEVGVNFLESDRNYDLCLTTHFDSMEDLKIYADHEVHVPVKEYIKSVASSSACVDYEII, from the coding sequence GTGATAAAGCATATAGTATTTTTTAGATTTGATGATAAAAAAGAGGTTGAAGAAGTGAAAAGAAGACTTTTAGGTATGGATGGTAAAATAGACGTACTAAGACATATAGAAGTTGGGGTTAATTTTTTAGAATCTGATAGAAACTATGACTTATGTCTTACAACTCACTTTGATTCAATGGAAGATTTAAAAATTTATGCAGATCATGAAGTTCATGTTCCTGTTAAAGAATATATAAAATCTGTTGCAAGTTCTAGTGCTTGTGTGGATTATGAGATTATTTAA
- a CDS encoding tetratricopeptide repeat protein, with the protein MHKIIKKFIFEIIKKSIFIILLLCLILFLCTTFLPNYELYSTVYKETLFSFFWLLITISIIISIIPYCINDIKKSKSLFYKIMSVLCTFFIIPFLLMGVLACYTSFVDYLKDLKYVISNKPVCTEEIFLPTTTWIKARAGVGRSAVRNQRRVLIQTENLTFDLLDDGSYFIYERPERIGNIVKVSYLPNTNTLISMEPTGRNVSVKTALDIKAAKLKKSSHIYEHTDDEYLNIASLYEDIGDYKSALECYNILIDDIDVPIEDFIFYHRGLCYYETGEYTKALDDFDKSSKLLDSGTSLLNDKIHKGIGDVYFAQRDYVNALSNYTIAKESCKELRDIVPSEVEELINKKNTSEEYLIRSKHYMDFSDYDRAIENYTIAIDERGVSTYLPFYNRGLCYCEIGNYIKAIDDFNQSLRVLDTKNSRFQYKIYKQLGYPYIQLRDYKNALSVYNILQEEYGYFENDVSAMKELVEKKDTDEEYVILAKYYFDNEDRANTIKSATIAIEEQGVTTYLPFYYRGLSYCGKNFMGVINDFTYVLKVLPPEKSSLKYDICYKLGDAYIAHGDYASAIANFTIAKEKYPEVSDIIDSLRKNIDEEK; encoded by the coding sequence TTGCATAAAATAATTAAAAAATTTATTTTTGAAATAATTAAAAAGTCTATTTTTATAATATTGCTGTTGTGTTTGATTTTATTTCTTTGTACAACGTTTCTTCCTAATTATGAATTGTACTCAACAGTTTACAAAGAAACACTTTTTTCATTCTTTTGGTTATTAATTACCATATCTATAATTATATCTATCATCCCATATTGTATAAATGATATAAAAAAAAGTAAGTCTCTCTTTTATAAAATAATGTCTGTACTCTGTACCTTTTTTATTATACCATTCCTTTTAATGGGAGTTCTGGCTTGCTATACCTCTTTTGTTGATTACTTAAAAGATTTAAAATACGTAATATCAAATAAACCTGTATGCACTGAAGAAATCTTCCTTCCTACAACCACATGGATTAAAGCAAGAGCTGGTGTTGGACGTTCTGCTGTTAGAAATCAGCGTAGAGTTCTTATACAAACAGAAAATCTTACCTTTGATCTATTGGATGACGGATCATATTTTATATACGAAAGGCCTGAGCGTATAGGAAATATAGTAAAAGTATCTTATCTACCAAATACAAATACTTTGATATCTATGGAACCTACAGGTAGAAATGTGAGTGTCAAAACAGCTTTAGATATTAAAGCTGCTAAACTAAAAAAATCTTCACATATTTATGAGCATACAGATGATGAATATTTGAATATAGCTTCACTCTATGAGGATATTGGAGACTACAAAAGTGCTCTAGAATGTTATAATATTTTAATTGATGACATAGATGTTCCTATTGAGGATTTTATATTTTATCATCGTGGCTTATGCTATTACGAAACAGGAGAGTATACTAAAGCACTTGATGACTTTGACAAATCTTCAAAGCTACTAGACTCCGGAACTTCTTTATTGAATGATAAGATACACAAAGGCATAGGGGATGTTTATTTTGCACAAAGAGATTATGTAAATGCATTATCAAATTATACTATAGCTAAAGAGAGTTGTAAGGAACTACGAGATATAGTTCCAAGTGAGGTTGAAGAACTGATAAATAAAAAGAATACCTCTGAAGAATATTTAATTCGATCTAAACATTATATGGATTTTTCTGATTATGATAGGGCTATAGAAAATTATACTATTGCCATTGATGAACGAGGTGTTTCTACTTATTTACCCTTTTATAATCGAGGTCTATGCTATTGTGAAATAGGTAATTATATTAAAGCTATTGATGACTTTAATCAATCGTTACGAGTACTGGATACCAAAAATTCTCGTTTTCAGTATAAAATCTATAAACAACTTGGATATCCTTATATACAGTTAAGAGATTATAAAAATGCTCTATCAGTCTATAATATCCTTCAAGAAGAATATGGGTACTTCGAAAATGATGTTTCTGCAATGAAAGAGCTAGTTGAGAAAAAAGATACAGATGAAGAATATGTAATCTTAGCAAAATATTATTTTGACAACGAAGATAGAGCAAACACTATAAAAAGTGCTACTATTGCCATTGAAGAACAAGGAGTTACTACATATTTACCATTTTATTATCGAGGATTATCTTACTGTGGTAAAAACTTTATGGGAGTAATTAATGACTTCACTTATGTATTAAAGGTATTGCCCCCTGAAAAATCTTCATTAAAATATGATATATGCTACAAATTAGGAGATGCTTATATAGCACATGGTGATTATGCTAGTGCAATTGCAAACTTTACAATCGCAAAAGAAAAATATCCAGAGGTTTCTGATATAATAGATAGTCTACGTAAAAATATAGATGAAGAAAAGTAA
- a CDS encoding TetR/AcrR family transcriptional regulator has protein sequence MATKKGTDTKEKIFNAALKVFAKKGFSAATTAEIAEEAGVAQGTIFRYYKTKKDILRGVMIEYVDKFDEFADFDSIQKIIEDNAEKPLDEILKLIVLNRYKAFKKNFHISKVIHYEMQFHDDIMDMHLKKCKEKEGLVMKHILQHIDIDEDKYKKLGQKSLSIIFTSMMFGMFFQRLNGVRGNDEIPIEKEIDIIIDVFFNGILKR, from the coding sequence ATGGCAACTAAAAAAGGTACTGACACTAAAGAAAAGATATTTAATGCAGCTTTAAAAGTTTTTGCTAAAAAAGGATTCTCGGCTGCAACTACTGCGGAAATAGCAGAAGAGGCTGGGGTTGCACAAGGAACTATATTTAGGTATTACAAAACTAAAAAAGATATATTAAGAGGAGTAATGATTGAGTATGTAGATAAATTTGATGAATTTGCAGATTTTGATTCAATACAAAAGATTATAGAGGATAATGCAGAAAAACCTTTAGATGAAATTCTAAAGCTTATAGTACTTAATAGATATAAGGCATTTAAAAAGAATTTCCATATATCTAAGGTTATACATTACGAAATGCAGTTTCATGATGACATAATGGATATGCACTTGAAAAAATGTAAGGAAAAAGAAGGACTTGTAATGAAACATATATTACAACATATAGATATAGATGAGGATAAATACAAAAAACTAGGTCAGAAATCATTATCTATAATATTTACAAGTATGATGTTTGGCATGTTTTTTCAACGGTTAAATGGAGTAAGAGGAAATGATGAGATACCAATTGAAAAAGAAATAGATATAATAATAGATGTATTTTTTAATGGAATATTAAAAAGATAG